In Galactobacillus timonensis, the genomic window CTTTACGAAAGATTAGCACTTGGTTTTCGCAAAAAAGTGCTAATTTTTTATTTCACAAGTACTAAACCGGTTAATAATGTCCGAAACGTTGCCATTTATGTGCTAAAAGCTCTCAGACCCTCGATGCTAATATGAGTCCGTAAGAATTGTAAGCGCTACCGTATCACAGTTCTAATTGCACAAGGGGAAAGGAAATATGGAGATTTTTCTACAGGCAATTGTTAATGGCCTTCTCATGGGAGGCTTCTACTCCTTGATGGGCATGGGACAGAACATTATCTTCGGCGTCATGAAGATCGTTAACTTCTGCCATGGCGAAATGCTCATGGTGGGAATGTACCTGACGTATGTGCTGTACACTTACGCCGGCATCGATCCGTATGCGGCCGTTCCACTGGTTGCCGTGATCATGTTCTTCCTTGGCGCCGTGATCGAGATCCTTCTCATCAAGCCGTCGCTGGGAACCCACAGCTTCACGAACCTGCTGTTCCTTACCGTCGGTATCGGACTGCTGCTGTCGAATCTGGCACTCGTCATCTTCGGATCCGGCTACCTCTCGATCAAGACCGACTACTCGTCGCGGGTCATCAACCTCGGCATGGTCAATATCTCACTGCCGCGTCTGATCAGCTTCATCGTTCTGATCTGCATCACGATCTTCCTCTTCTGGCTGCTGAAATATACAACCGTCGGAAAGCAGATCCGTGCCGTATCACAGAACGCGGTCGGCGCTGAAGTTGTCGGTATCGATGTTCCGAAGATCTACATTCTGACCTACGGTCTTGGGACCGCTCTGGCCGGTGTCGCCGGTGCACTGCTCACGCAGTTCTACACCATCTTCCCGACCGCGGGTGCAAGCTTCGGCTTCCGTGCTCTGATCGTCGTCGTTGTCGGCGGCCTTGGTTCGATTCCCGGTGCATTCTTCGCCGGCATCTTCCTGGGCCTTCTGGAAACGATGGTCGCTCTGTTCATCAGTCCTTCCTATTCGGATCTGATCGTATTCGTTACATTCATCGTCATTCTTGTCATTCGTCAGACGATCATCCTGAGGAGGAAGTAAGCCATGACCACAGCCAGAAAAACAAGCAGCGCCGAACAGGTCAAGACCTATCACAGGCGCATGATGCTGGTCATCGGCATCATCCTTGCAATCTTCGTTATTCTTCCGCTCTTTGTAAAGTCACCGTATGCCATCAACATCTTCGTCCTTGTCTTCTACATGACGACGCTGTCCATGGCATGGAACCTGCTTGGCGGCATGACGGGCCAGAACTCCCTGGGCTATGCGGCCTACATGGGACTTGGCGCCTACATCTGCTGCACATTCGTAAACAAGGCGGGTACCAACCCGTGGCTCGCCGCAATCCTGGGCATGATCTTCGTCGGCCTGGTTGCAGGTGTCGTCTTCTATCCCTGCTTCATGTTAAAGGGACCGTATTTCACCCTCGTCTCGATTGCCTTCGGTGAAGCGCTGCGTCAGTTCATCATCAACTCCGAATTCTTCGGAAGAGCTTCGGGCATCGGCCTGCCGTTCGGCGGCGATTCCTGGGCCCAGTTCCGCTTCACATCCAAGGTTCCGTATTACTACGTCGGACTTGTGATGGTAATCGGCATCTACCTTCTGATGAAGAAGATCGATCGCTCCAAGATGGGTTACGCCCTCAAGACGATCCGTGAAGATGAGGATGCGGCTGCCGCAATGGGTATCAACCCCACCAAGTACAAGGTCATCGCCTGCGTCATCTCGGCAATGATCGCTGCCATGGTCGGATTCTTCTACGTCAGCTATGTCCGTTACATTGACCCGGACATGATGGTTCAGGCCAAGTCGACCGAAGCCGTTCTGCCGGCTGTTGTCGGCGGCGCCGCCTATGTCGAGGGCCCGCTGATCGGCGGACTCATCATGATCCCGCTGTCGCAGCTGCTGCGTGCAAAGTTTTCGGCGATTCTTCCGGGCATCGATATGCTCATGTATGCAATCGTCCTGATTCTGATCATCCGCGTACGTCCT contains:
- a CDS encoding branched-chain amino acid ABC transporter permease; amino-acid sequence: MTTARKTSSAEQVKTYHRRMMLVIGIILAIFVILPLFVKSPYAINIFVLVFYMTTLSMAWNLLGGMTGQNSLGYAAYMGLGAYICCTFVNKAGTNPWLAAILGMIFVGLVAGVVFYPCFMLKGPYFTLVSIAFGEALRQFIINSEFFGRASGIGLPFGGDSWAQFRFTSKVPYYYVGLVMVIGIYLLMKKIDRSKMGYALKTIREDEDAAAAMGINPTKYKVIACVISAMIAAMVGFFYVSYVRYIDPDMMVQAKSTEAVLPAVVGGAAYVEGPLIGGLIMIPLSQLLRAKFSAILPGIDMLMYAIVLILIIRVRPSGILGWYHSSRFKKWVDTVVLHKPDATVLEEVAVADYEASKKGGAH
- a CDS encoding branched-chain amino acid ABC transporter permease; this translates as MEIFLQAIVNGLLMGGFYSLMGMGQNIIFGVMKIVNFCHGEMLMVGMYLTYVLYTYAGIDPYAAVPLVAVIMFFLGAVIEILLIKPSLGTHSFTNLLFLTVGIGLLLSNLALVIFGSGYLSIKTDYSSRVINLGMVNISLPRLISFIVLICITIFLFWLLKYTTVGKQIRAVSQNAVGAEVVGIDVPKIYILTYGLGTALAGVAGALLTQFYTIFPTAGASFGFRALIVVVVGGLGSIPGAFFAGIFLGLLETMVALFISPSYSDLIVFVTFIVILVIRQTIILRRK